A genomic region of Leptolyngbya sp. NIES-2104 contains the following coding sequences:
- a CDS encoding spore photoproduct lyase family protein, whose amino-acid sequence MVVTAPVREVRASKLWMPDRVLFTPAALDEPWGQQIRERVEGLNLPIEELPRNRLTGLRGEDERETYSISKRTLAVVTAPQGQFKLSPIPPSADWQFHIAEGCPGHCQYCYLAGSLSGPPVIRVYANLPQILDNLGRYERPGSETSYEVSCYTDPLGIEHLTGSLAECIRYFGTREDGYLRWVSKFSNVEGLLDLPHNGHTRCRVSVNAAPVSQRLEGGTSSVEERLQALRRLGLEGGYPLGIVIAPIMPIENWQEHYTQLLDRMSELIDFDCDLTFELISHRFTPGSKEVLKGWYPNTKLDMDEASRVVKRNKFGGMKYVYDAKTMRELRQFFERELAQRFPQGKVLYWT is encoded by the coding sequence ATGGTAGTGACTGCTCCAGTTCGTGAAGTCCGAGCCTCTAAGTTGTGGATGCCCGATCGCGTTTTGTTTACGCCCGCTGCATTGGACGAGCCGTGGGGACAGCAGATTCGTGAGCGCGTTGAGGGATTGAATTTACCGATCGAAGAGTTGCCGCGCAATCGACTCACCGGACTACGGGGTGAAGATGAGCGTGAGACGTATAGTATTTCTAAGCGCACATTAGCGGTTGTGACCGCTCCGCAGGGTCAGTTTAAGCTCAGTCCGATTCCGCCTTCTGCCGATTGGCAGTTTCACATTGCTGAGGGCTGTCCGGGACATTGCCAGTATTGTTATCTCGCGGGTAGTTTGTCGGGTCCGCCTGTGATTCGGGTGTATGCCAATCTGCCGCAGATTTTGGATAATCTAGGGCGATACGAGCGTCCGGGTAGTGAGACGAGCTATGAGGTGAGTTGCTACACTGACCCGCTCGGCATTGAGCATCTGACGGGTAGCTTGGCGGAGTGTATTCGCTACTTTGGGACCCGCGAGGATGGGTATCTGCGCTGGGTGTCGAAGTTTAGCAATGTCGAAGGGTTGCTCGATTTGCCGCACAATGGACATACTCGCTGTCGCGTCAGTGTGAATGCGGCTCCGGTGAGTCAGCGATTAGAGGGGGGTACTTCCTCGGTCGAGGAGCGGCTTCAGGCATTGCGACGACTCGGTTTAGAGGGTGGCTATCCGTTGGGCATTGTGATTGCACCGATTATGCCGATCGAGAATTGGCAAGAGCATTACACTCAGTTGCTCGATCGCATGTCTGAGCTGATTGATTTTGATTGCGATTTGACGTTTGAGCTGATTTCGCACCGCTTCACACCCGGATCGAAGGAAGTCTTGAAGGGCTGGTATCCGAATACGAAGTTGGATATGGATGAGGCTTCGCGGGTGGTCAAGCGCAATAAGTTTGGCGGCATGAAGTATGTCTACGATGCGAAGACGATGCGCGAGTTGCGACAGTTCTTTGAGCGTGAGTTAGCGCAGCGATTTCCGCAGGGTAAGGTTCTGTACTGGACTTAA